A section of the Streptomyces sp. SCL15-4 genome encodes:
- a CDS encoding FecCD family ABC transporter permease, whose product MLVDSPPEQRAETAPAPPTRHVARALGLLLSAVLLLLVALASIAIGAKGLSPAQVWHGLFHDTGTYGDVVVDERLARTVLGLLVGAALGLSGAVLQALTRNPLADPGLLGINAGASAAVVTAMTYLGVTSLTGYVWFAFLGAAAVGALVWFLGGSRGATPVRLALAGTAISAALYGYLQAVMITDGAALAKMRFWTVGSLVSATDSTIVQVLPFLAVGTVLALVLARPLNAVEMGDDTARALGANLDRTRALAMLSAVVLCGAATAACGPIMFVGLMVPHVVRSFTGPDLRWILPYATVLAPVLLLGADVLGRVAARPAEVQVGIVTAIIGGPVFIFLVRRRRTAQL is encoded by the coding sequence GTGTTGGTCGACAGTCCCCCGGAACAGCGCGCGGAGACCGCGCCCGCGCCCCCAACCCGCCATGTGGCCAGGGCCCTTGGGCTCCTGCTCTCGGCCGTGCTCCTGCTGCTCGTCGCCTTGGCGAGCATCGCGATCGGGGCGAAAGGGCTGTCGCCGGCCCAGGTCTGGCACGGCCTGTTCCACGACACGGGCACCTACGGCGACGTGGTCGTGGACGAGCGGCTCGCGCGCACGGTGCTCGGCCTGCTGGTCGGCGCCGCGCTCGGGCTCTCCGGCGCGGTGCTCCAGGCGCTGACCCGCAATCCGCTGGCCGACCCCGGGCTGCTCGGCATCAACGCGGGTGCGTCCGCCGCCGTCGTCACGGCCATGACCTATCTCGGCGTCACCAGCCTGACCGGCTATGTGTGGTTCGCGTTCCTGGGCGCGGCGGCGGTCGGCGCGCTGGTCTGGTTCCTCGGCGGCAGCCGGGGCGCCACCCCGGTGCGGCTCGCGCTCGCTGGTACGGCGATCAGCGCGGCCCTGTACGGCTATCTCCAGGCCGTGATGATCACGGACGGCGCGGCGCTGGCCAAGATGCGCTTCTGGACGGTGGGTTCGCTGGTCTCGGCGACCGACTCCACCATCGTGCAGGTGCTGCCGTTCCTCGCGGTCGGCACGGTGCTGGCGCTCGTGCTGGCCCGGCCGCTGAACGCGGTGGAGATGGGCGACGACACCGCCCGCGCCCTCGGCGCCAACCTGGACCGCACCCGCGCGCTGGCCATGCTGTCCGCCGTGGTGCTGTGCGGTGCCGCGACCGCCGCCTGCGGCCCGATCATGTTCGTCGGCCTGATGGTGCCGCACGTCGTGCGCTCCTTCACCGGCCCCGACCTGCGCTGGATCCTGCCGTACGCCACGGTCCTGGCGCCCGTGCTGCTGCTCGGCGCCGATGTCCTCGGCCGGGTGGCGGCCCGTCCCGCCGAGGTCCAGGTCGGCATCGTCACCGCGATCATCGGCGGCCCGGTCTTCATCTTTCTCGTACGACGGCGGAGGACGGCCCAGCTGTGA
- a CDS encoding FecCD family ABC transporter permease, which yields MKTHSRSRAVRTPGGLSVRLDPRALTVVVLLLVAACAAGVALIGTGDARIPAADVLRTLAGNGTAYQDFIVNELRLPRVLVGLLVGASLGLGGALFQSISRNPLGSPDVLGLSQGSTAGALIVIVLLSGSASQVTLGALAGGLVTGLAIYLLAWKQGVHGYRMVLVGIGVNAVMTAVNGYLLTKADLVDAARAVVWMTGSLNGRDWEQVWPLLALCAVLVPLVLANARGLRMMEMGDDISNALGVRVQRVRLLLMVSAVLLTAAATAAAGPVSFVALTAPQLARRLTRSPGPNLVPSLCMGATLLVAADWAAQRAFGADQLPVGVVTGVLGGAYLLWLLVTERRAGRI from the coding sequence GTGAAGACCCACTCCAGGAGCCGTGCCGTGCGCACCCCCGGCGGGCTCTCCGTGCGCCTGGACCCGCGGGCCCTGACCGTCGTCGTCCTGCTGCTGGTGGCCGCCTGCGCCGCCGGCGTCGCCCTGATCGGGACCGGCGACGCCAGGATCCCGGCGGCCGACGTGCTGCGGACGCTCGCCGGGAACGGCACCGCCTACCAGGACTTCATCGTCAACGAACTGCGGCTGCCCAGGGTCCTCGTCGGCCTGCTGGTCGGCGCCTCCCTCGGCCTCGGTGGCGCCCTGTTCCAGTCCATCTCCCGCAACCCGCTGGGCAGCCCGGACGTGCTCGGCCTGTCGCAGGGTTCCACGGCCGGCGCGCTGATCGTGATCGTGCTGCTGTCCGGCAGCGCCTCCCAGGTGACCCTCGGCGCGCTGGCCGGCGGCCTCGTGACCGGTCTCGCCATCTATCTGCTCGCCTGGAAGCAGGGCGTGCACGGCTACCGGATGGTGCTGGTCGGCATCGGCGTCAACGCGGTCATGACGGCCGTCAACGGCTATCTGCTCACCAAGGCCGACCTGGTCGACGCCGCCCGCGCGGTGGTGTGGATGACCGGCTCGCTCAACGGACGGGACTGGGAGCAGGTCTGGCCGCTGCTCGCGCTGTGCGCCGTCCTCGTGCCGCTGGTCCTCGCCAACGCCCGCGGCCTGCGCATGATGGAGATGGGCGACGACATCTCGAACGCGCTCGGCGTGCGCGTCCAGCGGGTGCGGCTGCTGCTGATGGTCAGCGCCGTGCTGCTCACCGCCGCCGCCACGGCCGCCGCCGGTCCCGTCAGCTTCGTCGCGCTGACCGCGCCGCAGCTCGCCCGCCGCCTGACCCGCTCGCCGGGACCCAACCTGGTGCCGTCCCTGTGCATGGGCGCGACCCTGCTGGTCGCCGCCGACTGGGCCGCCCAGCGCGCCTTCGGCGCCGACCAGCTGCCCGTCGGCGTGGTCACCGGCGTGCTCGGCGGCGCCTATCTGCTGTGGCTGCTGGTCACCGAGCGCCGGGCGGGCCGGATATGA
- a CDS encoding ABC transporter ATP-binding protein, whose protein sequence is MTPAGATNNPRSTVNRLSAENVTLAYDQRVIAEQLSVEIPDRSFTVIVGPNACGKSTLLRALSRMLKPSRGRVLLDGQAIQSMPAKKVARTLGLLPQSAVAPDGITVADLVGRGRYPHQGLLRQWSAEDERVVRESMRQTGVAELAERYVDELSGGQRQRVWIAMALAQQTPLLLLDEPTTYLDIQHQIDVLDLCAELHEEQGRTLVAVLHDLNHAARYATHLIALRDGKVIAEGAPGDIVTAELVEAVFGLRCQVIDDPETGTPLVVPAARKARLTAAS, encoded by the coding sequence ATGACCCCCGCCGGCGCGACGAACAACCCGAGGAGCACTGTGAACCGCCTGTCCGCCGAGAACGTCACCCTCGCCTACGACCAGCGTGTCATCGCCGAGCAGCTGTCGGTGGAGATCCCCGACCGGTCCTTCACGGTGATCGTCGGCCCGAACGCGTGCGGCAAGTCGACGCTGCTGCGGGCGCTGTCGCGGATGCTCAAGCCCAGCCGGGGCCGGGTGCTGCTGGACGGGCAGGCCATCCAGTCGATGCCCGCGAAGAAGGTCGCCCGCACCCTCGGCCTGCTGCCCCAGTCGGCCGTCGCCCCCGACGGCATCACGGTCGCCGACCTCGTCGGCCGGGGCCGCTACCCGCACCAGGGCCTGCTGCGCCAGTGGTCGGCCGAGGACGAGCGGGTCGTGCGGGAGTCGATGCGGCAGACCGGCGTCGCCGAACTGGCCGAGCGGTACGTGGACGAGCTGTCCGGCGGACAGCGGCAGCGGGTGTGGATCGCCATGGCGCTCGCCCAGCAGACCCCGCTGCTGCTCCTGGACGAGCCGACCACCTACCTGGACATCCAGCACCAGATCGACGTCCTCGACCTGTGCGCCGAACTCCACGAGGAGCAGGGCCGGACGCTGGTGGCCGTGCTGCACGACCTCAACCACGCCGCCCGCTACGCCACCCACCTCATCGCCCTGCGCGACGGAAAGGTGATCGCCGAGGGCGCGCCCGGCGACATCGTCACCGCCGAGCTGGTGGAAGCGGTGTTCGGACTGCGCTGCCAGGTGATCGACGACCCCGAGACCGGCACCCCGCTGGTC